One window from the genome of Acidimicrobiia bacterium encodes:
- a CDS encoding NADH-quinone oxidoreductase subunit B, giving the protein MGVVERFGIPKPISSLLNWSRKYSLWMFQFGLACCAVEMIAAAGPRYDMMRFGIIPFPASPRQADLMIVAGTVTDKMAPSVRRLYDQMPDPKYVISMGSCANCGGPYWDSYSVTKGVDQIIPVDVYIPGCPPRPEALMDGIVLLQKKIQAEDMREKWMERDHQPV; this is encoded by the coding sequence ATGGGAGTAGTCGAGAGGTTCGGCATTCCAAAGCCGATCAGTTCGTTATTGAACTGGTCCCGCAAGTATTCCTTGTGGATGTTCCAGTTCGGGCTCGCCTGCTGTGCGGTCGAGATGATTGCCGCCGCAGGACCCCGTTACGACATGATGCGATTTGGCATCATTCCGTTTCCCGCCTCACCGCGTCAAGCCGACCTGATGATCGTGGCAGGAACCGTTACCGACAAGATGGCCCCGTCGGTTCGTCGGCTTTACGATCAGATGCCCGACCCAAAATACGTCATCTCGATGGGCTCGTGCGCCAACTGTGGTGGCCCTTACTGGGATTCCTACTCGGTTACCAAGGGTGTCGATCAGATTATTCCCGTTGACGTGTACATCCCGGGCTGCCCGCCTCGCCCGGAGGCACTGATGGACGGAATCGTCCTACTCCAGAAAAAGATCCAGGCCGAGGATATGCGCGAGAAGTGGATGGAACGTGACCACCAGCCCGTCTGA
- a CDS encoding NADH-quinone oxidoreductase subunit A, which yields MGQVEYFEQYITVGAFAGFGAALVAATLVITWLIRPKNPTPTKLLTYECGVDPVGSGWSQSYVRYYAYGLLFVIFDVEAVFIFPWAIRLEQLGTFGLVEMLIFIWILVLGLVYAIRKGVLRWE from the coding sequence ATGGGGCAAGTGGAGTACTTTGAGCAGTACATAACGGTCGGCGCCTTTGCCGGCTTCGGCGCTGCTCTTGTGGCGGCGACGCTGGTGATCACCTGGCTGATCCGCCCGAAGAACCCGACGCCGACCAAGCTCCTTACCTACGAATGTGGTGTCGATCCTGTCGGATCTGGCTGGAGCCAGTCCTATGTTCGGTACTACGCCTACGGCCTCCTGTTCGTCATCTTCGACGTCGAGGCCGTGTTCATCTTCCCGTGGGCCATCCGTCTCGAGCAGCTCGGAACGTTTGGTCTCGTGGAAATGCTCATTTTCATATGGATTCTCGTTCTGGGCCTTGTGTACGCCATCCGAAAAGGGGTGCTCCGATGGGAGTAG
- a CDS encoding glycerate kinase, translating to MDKFKGTLSAMDAAQSVCRAAGDHWCDACPVGDGGDGTIEAFGRPNRVSRVVGPHGQDLDAIWLLDSDTAYIEMAAASGLVVSNDRHHPVEATTYGTGQLIAEAIRLGAGRILVGVGGSATTDGGAGAIGAVTPLLEDGRLPIPVTVLCDVSTVFTDAASIFGTQKGASPAQVDILTERLRSMRTGWLDRFDVDEIAGSGAGGGLAGGLASLGADLKPGFSMVAEHLDLARRITEVDLIFTGEGRFDETSRQGKAVGGVLGLAANAGVRTIVVAGTTSEAGPDVISLVDRYGDAAWNDPAACIEAAVREVLDGPATTSR from the coding sequence ATGGACAAGTTCAAAGGCACCCTCTCGGCCATGGATGCGGCGCAATCCGTCTGCCGTGCAGCGGGCGATCATTGGTGCGACGCATGCCCGGTCGGTGACGGCGGAGACGGGACCATTGAAGCGTTCGGTCGGCCAAATCGTGTCTCGCGGGTCGTCGGACCCCATGGACAGGATCTCGACGCTATTTGGCTACTTGACAGCGACACTGCCTATATCGAAATGGCCGCGGCCTCCGGCCTGGTAGTGAGCAACGATCGCCACCACCCTGTCGAGGCCACCACCTATGGAACCGGCCAGTTGATCGCCGAGGCCATCCGGCTCGGCGCCGGCCGAATCCTGGTTGGCGTCGGCGGGTCGGCAACCACCGACGGTGGTGCCGGCGCCATCGGAGCTGTTACTCCCCTGCTTGAAGACGGTCGACTCCCGATACCGGTCACAGTTCTGTGTGACGTCTCAACGGTCTTCACGGATGCCGCAAGCATCTTCGGGACACAAAAAGGTGCCTCCCCGGCCCAGGTCGACATACTGACCGAACGACTCCGCTCGATGCGAACCGGGTGGCTCGATCGTTTCGACGTCGACGAGATCGCCGGTTCGGGTGCCGGTGGTGGACTGGCCGGTGGACTGGCCAGTCTCGGAGCCGACCTGAAACCGGGGTTTTCGATGGTCGCCGAACACCTGGACCTGGCCAGGAGAATTACGGAGGTCGATCTGATCTTCACCGGCGAAGGGCGCTTCGACGAGACGTCCCGACAGGGAAAAGCCGTCGGTGGGGTACTCGGCCTTGCCGCAAACGCCGGGGTTCGGACGATTGTCGTTGCCGGAACCACTTCAGAGGCTGGACCGGATGTCATTTCGCTCGTAGACCGATATGGTGACGCCGCGTGGAACGATCCTGCGGCTTGTATCGAGGCAGCAGTGCGAGAAGTGCTCGACGGGCCGGCGACCACCAGCCGGTAA
- a CDS encoding alkaline phosphatase family protein, with protein MRPPRVNGRSLVNLIAELEHRLTGSCQAPRLDADLADLIPAGETYVLTLFDGLGVHQLDHRNASDLAAANVATIDAMFPSTTTVSLSTIATGMMPTQHGIIGYLMNFPEHGVVNMLKWAKPGGPPIEADTTDLLPTPNLWERLQLAGVEPICVQPGNFQGTPLTRALYRGARFESVWTENDIIDATAQLAAEPGRLIFTYVPHVDVAAHVGGQRSDGYATAMRTANTIWQTIANRLTDHAVMVGTADHGHLDYAEDHKLDLPATDLTIFGEPRAIYVSGDGSDSAEVPPGLAGFPARWVPKSELRKWLGPGAPHPALEERLPDGVLLPDAGYLLLASYMDRRLIGMHGGLEPGELEIPILVARPATGS; from the coding sequence ATGCGTCCACCCCGGGTCAACGGCCGATCGTTGGTCAATCTGATTGCCGAACTCGAACACCGACTGACCGGCAGCTGCCAGGCTCCTCGACTCGATGCGGACCTGGCCGATCTGATCCCGGCAGGAGAAACCTATGTGCTCACCCTGTTCGACGGCCTGGGCGTCCATCAACTTGACCACCGCAATGCCTCAGATCTAGCCGCCGCCAACGTGGCCACCATTGATGCGATGTTCCCATCGACGACCACGGTAAGCCTGTCGACCATCGCGACCGGCATGATGCCCACCCAACACGGAATCATCGGCTACCTCATGAACTTTCCCGAACATGGCGTTGTCAACATGTTGAAATGGGCGAAGCCGGGAGGGCCGCCCATCGAAGCAGACACCACCGACCTGTTGCCGACGCCGAACCTGTGGGAACGGCTTCAACTGGCGGGAGTAGAACCGATCTGCGTCCAACCTGGCAATTTTCAAGGCACTCCCCTGACCCGCGCCCTGTACCGGGGCGCCCGGTTCGAAAGCGTATGGACCGAGAACGACATCATCGACGCCACGGCTCAATTGGCCGCCGAACCGGGCCGGTTGATATTCACCTATGTGCCCCATGTCGATGTCGCCGCTCACGTTGGGGGACAGCGATCAGACGGCTATGCCACGGCGATGCGGACTGCCAATACGATTTGGCAGACGATCGCCAACCGTCTTACCGACCATGCCGTGATGGTGGGTACGGCTGATCACGGCCACCTCGACTACGCCGAAGACCACAAACTGGACTTGCCGGCCACCGACCTTACGATCTTCGGAGAACCGCGGGCGATTTACGTATCGGGGGACGGGAGTGATTCGGCCGAAGTACCACCAGGTCTGGCGGGGTTTCCGGCCCGGTGGGTTCCGAAATCCGAATTACGAAAATGGCTGGGTCCGGGTGCTCCGCATCCCGCTCTCGAAGAGCGATTGCCAGATGGCGTTTTGCTTCCAGACGCCGGTTACCTACTCCTCGCCAGTTATATGGACCGACGCCTGATCGGCATGCATGGCGGGCTTGAGCCAGGCGAACTCGAGATCCCGATCCTGGTTGCACGTCCAGCGACCGGTTCCTGA
- a CDS encoding NADH-quinone oxidoreductase subunit C — MTTSPSDLPAPDEASVELDAYAAAVADAVGALSWSTNFATVKVVVAPDAWVNSLRTAKTDLGLIFFSFLSAIHWTNDVEVGDPPAETVNERLEVLAAVGDLTDGRLVHFSTALLVDGAALATLTTVYAGANWHEREAAEMFNIDFVGHPQLEKLYLPSEFEGHPLRKSFPLLSREVKPWPGMVDVEGMPDSTEPSEDSDSSDAETLPSGVSTENPGR; from the coding sequence GTGACCACCAGCCCGTCTGATCTACCGGCACCCGATGAAGCTTCTGTTGAGCTGGACGCCTATGCGGCGGCCGTTGCAGATGCCGTTGGAGCGCTCAGTTGGTCGACGAATTTTGCGACTGTGAAGGTGGTGGTTGCCCCTGATGCGTGGGTGAACAGCCTCCGAACGGCCAAAACCGACCTCGGGCTGATCTTCTTCTCGTTTCTTTCGGCTATCCACTGGACCAATGACGTCGAAGTTGGCGATCCCCCCGCCGAAACCGTCAATGAACGACTCGAGGTCCTTGCCGCAGTTGGAGACCTCACCGACGGACGACTCGTGCACTTTTCAACGGCCCTCCTGGTCGACGGCGCGGCGCTGGCGACCCTTACCACCGTCTATGCCGGAGCCAACTGGCATGAACGTGAAGCAGCCGAAATGTTCAACATCGACTTTGTGGGTCATCCGCAGCTCGAAAAGCTGTACCTGCCGAGCGAGTTCGAAGGCCACCCACTTCGCAAGTCCTTCCCGCTCCTGAGCCGCGAGGTGAAACCATGGCCGGGGATGGTTGATGTCGAAGGCATGCCGGATTCGACCGAACCTTCCGAAGATTCCGACAGCTCAGACGCCGAAACCTTGCCGTCCGGAGTCAGCACAGAAAACCCTGGCCGATGA
- a CDS encoding septum formation family protein — protein sequence MATNCGTCGTATTAATCPRCGATVAPLAADPFATDPFAGPRSDSPATPPTITGRGPVTGRPVGSELLPKKGKSPIKEIAGGIALLIFLAVIGIGIFPRIFGDFSNLPEINAFTAGTCFIIDGPGIFSETACSNPHDGEVVGGADWEGAEDYPGTDVLEGWANTACIGQFAEFVGIEPDSSDLNLGVLYPSKSSWQEGDRRAVCAVQFADAPETGSIGQSRR from the coding sequence ATGGCCACGAACTGCGGTACCTGCGGAACAGCAACGACAGCCGCGACCTGCCCTCGCTGCGGCGCAACGGTCGCTCCCCTCGCCGCGGACCCCTTCGCGACCGACCCGTTCGCAGGTCCCCGCTCCGACTCACCGGCTACCCCGCCCACCATCACCGGTCGCGGGCCGGTTACCGGAAGACCGGTTGGTTCCGAGCTTCTTCCAAAAAAGGGTAAAAGCCCGATCAAGGAGATAGCCGGCGGGATCGCTCTCCTGATCTTTCTGGCCGTCATCGGGATCGGAATCTTTCCCCGCATCTTCGGAGACTTCTCAAACTTGCCTGAGATCAACGCTTTTACCGCCGGGACGTGCTTCATCATCGATGGTCCAGGGATTTTCTCCGAGACCGCCTGCTCAAACCCTCACGATGGCGAAGTGGTTGGCGGGGCCGACTGGGAAGGCGCCGAAGACTATCCGGGAACAGACGTTTTGGAAGGTTGGGCGAACACGGCCTGCATCGGCCAGTTCGCGGAGTTTGTCGGTATCGAGCCCGACTCATCAGACTTGAACCTTGGCGTGCTGTACCCATCGAAGTCATCGTGGCAAGAAGGCGACCGCCGGGCCGTCTGTGCCGTTCAGTTTGCCGACGCACCCGAAACAGGTTCCATCGGTCAGAGCCGGCGTTAG